One region of Salinirubrum litoreum genomic DNA includes:
- the trpC gene encoding indole-3-glycerol phosphate synthase, with translation MNATDGEVAPAVQSILDAAAARPGGDDRVTVDARSFPEAVARAERAGRVPVIAEVKPTSPTTEGTRDDDPVELAREMVAGGATALSVLTEPEHFGGSLETLARVREAVDVPVLRKDFLLREDQLDAAESDLVLLIARFVDDLPGLVAAAKARGFQPLVEVHDEAELHEALDADAEIVGVNNRDLAKLEVDLSTFERVASAVPEDADVTLIAESGIATVEDVHRMRAAGADALLIGSAIMAGDVRDRTARFTDAETENQTSNDAAEPTAEDDT, from the coding sequence ATGAACGCTACTGACGGTGAGGTCGCGCCTGCGGTGCAGTCGATCCTCGACGCCGCGGCGGCGCGACCGGGCGGTGACGACCGCGTGACGGTCGACGCGCGGTCGTTCCCCGAGGCGGTCGCGCGCGCCGAACGCGCGGGTCGCGTCCCGGTGATCGCCGAGGTGAAGCCCACGAGTCCCACGACCGAGGGGACCCGCGACGACGACCCCGTGGAACTCGCCCGCGAGATGGTCGCCGGCGGCGCGACGGCGCTGTCGGTACTGACCGAACCGGAGCACTTCGGCGGGTCGCTCGAGACGCTCGCCCGAGTCCGCGAGGCCGTGGACGTGCCGGTGCTCCGGAAGGACTTTCTCCTGCGTGAGGACCAACTGGACGCCGCAGAGTCCGATCTGGTTCTGTTGATCGCGCGGTTCGTGGACGACCTGCCGGGACTGGTCGCGGCCGCGAAAGCGCGCGGGTTCCAGCCGCTCGTCGAGGTCCACGACGAGGCGGAGTTGCACGAGGCACTCGACGCCGACGCGGAGATCGTCGGCGTCAACAACCGCGACCTGGCGAAACTGGAGGTCGACCTCTCGACGTTCGAACGCGTGGCGAGTGCAGTCCCCGAGGACGCCGACGTGACCCTGATCGCCGAGAGCGGGATCGCGACGGTCGAGGACGTACACCGGATGCGGGCGGCGGGCGCGGACGCACTGCTGATCGGCAGTGCGATCATGGCCGGTGACGTGCGGGACCGAACCGCACGCTTCACGGACGCGGAGACCGAGAACCAGACATCGAACGACGCGGCGGAGCCGACAGCCGAGGACGACACATGA
- a CDS encoding RNA-guided endonuclease InsQ/TnpB family protein, translating into MKRTNTFDVVPQSDADEELLRRLLDASAALWNEINYERREHYADPEADVWEISEYRGRYGGTLGASTVQQIERKNREAWRSFFALQKKGEANGKPGYWGNEREGREFRTYIRNTSYSVEWGEYSRLEILVGQDLKEEYGLGYRERLRLEVRGEPNWTEYDKQGRLELFWDENAQTFRAFQPVTIDTSRLAHPLADETAALDIGVNNLVACTTTTGQQYLYEGRDLFERFRETTQEIARLQSLLDDGQYSSDRIRSLYRRRTRRRDHAQDALARDFIERLHAEGVSTVYVGALTDVLSTHWSIEANAKTHNFWAFRVFIDRLVCTAEEYGMNVEVRSEAWTSQECPQCGSTERTTRHRDTLACPCGFEGHADLTASETFLRRQTTVARPMARPVRLKWDDHDWSESSRSCSNEERTNPQVASVGQ; encoded by the coding sequence ATGAAGCGGACCAACACGTTCGACGTGGTTCCTCAGTCCGATGCGGATGAGGAGTTGCTTCGACGCCTGTTGGACGCTTCTGCCGCTCTCTGGAACGAAATCAATTACGAGCGCCGCGAACACTACGCCGACCCCGAAGCGGACGTCTGGGAAATCAGCGAGTATCGCGGACGCTACGGCGGCACGCTCGGGGCGTCAACCGTTCAGCAAATCGAACGCAAGAACCGCGAAGCGTGGCGGTCGTTCTTCGCACTCCAGAAGAAGGGAGAAGCCAACGGCAAGCCCGGATACTGGGGCAACGAACGCGAAGGACGCGAATTCCGGACCTACATCCGCAACACATCATATTCCGTCGAGTGGGGCGAATACTCCCGTCTCGAAATCCTCGTCGGCCAAGACCTGAAAGAGGAGTACGGTCTTGGATACCGCGAGCGCCTCCGGCTCGAAGTCCGGGGCGAACCAAACTGGACGGAGTACGACAAGCAGGGCCGGTTAGAGTTGTTCTGGGACGAGAACGCACAGACATTCAGGGCTTTTCAGCCAGTCACAATCGACACTTCTCGACTGGCACACCCACTGGCGGACGAAACCGCCGCGCTGGATATCGGTGTGAACAACCTCGTCGCCTGCACGACCACGACCGGCCAGCAGTACCTCTACGAAGGACGCGACCTGTTCGAGCGGTTCCGCGAAACCACACAAGAGATCGCCCGACTCCAATCGCTATTGGACGACGGCCAGTACTCCTCGGACCGAATACGGTCGCTGTACCGACGCCGGACGCGTCGCCGCGACCACGCCCAAGACGCGCTCGCACGCGACTTCATCGAGCGGTTGCACGCCGAGGGCGTATCCACAGTGTACGTCGGGGCGTTGACGGACGTACTCTCTACGCACTGGTCGATCGAAGCAAACGCCAAGACACACAACTTCTGGGCGTTTCGGGTGTTCATCGACCGGCTCGTGTGTACCGCCGAGGAGTACGGGATGAACGTCGAAGTCCGGTCAGAAGCGTGGACAAGCCAAGAGTGTCCGCAGTGCGGGTCCACGGAGCGAACGACGCGCCACCGCGACACGCTGGCGTGTCCGTGCGGCTTCGAGGGGCACGCGGATCTCACGGCATCAGAGACGTTCCTGAGACGGCAGACGACGGTAGCACGGCCGATGGCACGGCCTGTGCGCCTCAAGTGGGACGACCACGACTGGTCAGAGTCATCACGCTCTTGTTCCAACGAGGAGCGCACAAACCCGCAAGTTGCCTCCGTGGGTCAGTAA
- a CDS encoding RNA-guided endonuclease InsQ/TnpB family protein, producing MVGPTRTVKIKLDVPTERSDDLHRTKDQFLYCANTAAEWAWKHPDDYCVTSKRKANAALYDQLRDETELTANLVQKGIGRAIEATKSGVARLKKGEKTSQPHFDAWSVLYDKRSATFHRDHVSISTVTGRVECDYVLPDAPEGTPIGEYLLNEDYEFRMATLQYDRPTEFFYLHAWMRRTETDKQSTTTSDTKHRTVLGVDLNVNGSLAVTSTGAFIKNADAMNHRRREFEKIRGSMQQTGSRSAHLSMQSIKDREHRWAQGELHRTSNQILDEARDHDCTHIAFEDLTDIRKRMAGAKRFHAWAFRRLFEYVEYKAERFGIVVKQVRPAYTSQRCSKCGFTHKSNRRSKHQFVCQKCEYELNADYNASKNIARRLLGRLHSGQTSPGGGARCQCALQSGTLNLNGNSNASSITEAEGESTDKPTTEDVGN from the coding sequence GTGGTTGGGCCTACTCGCACCGTTAAGATCAAACTGGATGTACCCACCGAGCGAAGCGACGATCTCCATCGGACAAAAGACCAGTTCCTCTACTGTGCGAATACTGCAGCAGAATGGGCATGGAAACATCCAGACGACTACTGTGTAACCTCAAAGAGGAAAGCTAACGCTGCCCTATACGATCAACTTCGAGACGAGACGGAATTGACTGCTAACCTCGTCCAGAAGGGTATTGGGCGCGCTATCGAGGCCACGAAAAGCGGTGTGGCTCGCCTGAAAAAGGGCGAGAAGACGAGTCAACCACACTTCGACGCGTGGAGCGTCCTTTACGATAAACGCTCGGCAACGTTCCACCGCGATCACGTTTCGATATCAACAGTGACCGGGCGCGTCGAATGCGACTACGTGCTTCCCGACGCCCCTGAAGGAACACCGATTGGCGAGTACCTGTTGAATGAGGACTACGAGTTTCGCATGGCCACGCTTCAGTACGACCGCCCCACGGAGTTCTTCTACCTTCACGCATGGATGCGACGAACGGAGACCGACAAGCAGTCTACGACCACATCTGACACCAAGCACAGAACAGTCCTTGGTGTTGACCTGAACGTGAATGGGTCGCTCGCCGTGACATCGACAGGTGCATTCATCAAGAACGCCGACGCGATGAACCATCGGCGCCGTGAGTTCGAGAAGATCCGCGGCTCAATGCAGCAGACAGGCTCGCGGTCGGCACATCTGTCGATGCAGTCGATCAAAGACCGTGAACACCGCTGGGCGCAAGGCGAACTCCACCGTACCTCGAACCAGATTCTCGACGAAGCTCGTGACCACGACTGTACGCACATCGCGTTCGAAGACTTGACCGATATTCGTAAACGAATGGCTGGTGCGAAGCGATTCCACGCATGGGCGTTCCGACGCTTGTTCGAGTACGTCGAATACAAAGCCGAGAGGTTTGGCATCGTTGTCAAGCAGGTGCGTCCTGCGTACACGTCTCAACGATGCTCGAAATGTGGCTTTACTCACAAATCGAATCGGCGGTCGAAACACCAGTTCGTGTGCCAGAAGTGTGAGTACGAACTGAACGCAGACTACAACGCGAGCAAGAATATTGCTCGCAGACTGCTCGGCCGACTCCACTCGGGGCAAACGTCTCCGGGTGGAGGCGCACGCTGTCAGTGTGCGCTACAGTCAGGGACACTGAACCTGAACGGCAATTCCAACGCTTCCTCCATAACGGAGGCAGAAGGGGAGTCCACTGACAAGCCCACAACTGAAGACGTGGGTAACTGA
- a CDS encoding PQQ-binding-like beta-propeller repeat protein, with translation MPSTRRRLLALVGTAGVGSLAGCTGDLLSSGSASDAEQCPPYEIPRWTVNGRDWSPPVVHGNRVLAGTRFAVTGDVVRSRLVSVNADDGSDQAIGTVEGGGFGVPQVHDDTVFVGTGTDQVFALHAETGDEQWVYDAGGQEEYGGGAPGQPAVVGETVVVGISHSEQPDADPVDPADYTHRVVGLDRDSGTERWATAFDDLVWAGPTRLGGSAGSSGASDEVVVTTQGGTVARLDAETGDVRWRTSLDAGIERRALVANDRVVVATVEGSVRELDPASGELGWRGALRGEPADWAQTDEGIVVGDDTGAVTAIRPARDGEQRWQYEAGAPVGGVDARGGVVYALDQRGVVHAISAAEGTRLSRQRYAEGREDDCGWSGNVPRTYGLTASEESLFLAGRWLGAMTSSWA, from the coding sequence ATGCCCTCCACACGTAGACGCCTCCTCGCTCTCGTCGGTACCGCAGGCGTCGGCAGTCTCGCCGGCTGTACTGGCGACCTCCTGTCGTCCGGCTCCGCGTCCGACGCCGAGCAGTGTCCCCCCTACGAGATTCCACGCTGGACGGTCAACGGCCGTGACTGGTCGCCGCCGGTGGTCCACGGAAATCGCGTCCTCGCCGGTACACGCTTCGCGGTGACCGGCGACGTCGTTCGATCCCGACTCGTCTCCGTGAACGCCGACGACGGCTCCGACCAGGCGATCGGGACCGTCGAGGGCGGCGGCTTCGGCGTCCCACAGGTTCACGACGACACGGTGTTCGTCGGCACCGGCACGGATCAGGTGTTCGCACTCCACGCCGAGACGGGTGACGAGCAGTGGGTCTACGACGCAGGCGGACAGGAGGAGTACGGCGGCGGCGCACCGGGGCAACCGGCAGTGGTCGGCGAGACGGTCGTCGTCGGAATCTCTCACTCCGAACAGCCCGACGCCGACCCGGTCGACCCGGCCGACTACACACACCGCGTCGTCGGACTCGACCGCGACTCGGGGACCGAACGCTGGGCGACCGCGTTCGACGATCTGGTCTGGGCTGGGCCGACTCGTCTCGGTGGCTCGGCTGGTTCGAGTGGAGCGAGTGACGAGGTGGTCGTCACGACGCAAGGCGGGACGGTCGCGCGACTCGACGCGGAGACGGGAGACGTGCGGTGGCGCACCTCGCTCGACGCCGGCATCGAGCGACGGGCGCTCGTCGCAAACGACCGGGTCGTCGTGGCGACCGTCGAGGGAAGCGTCAGGGAACTGGACCCCGCGTCCGGCGAGTTGGGCTGGCGCGGCGCACTGCGGGGCGAGCCGGCCGACTGGGCGCAGACCGACGAGGGAATCGTCGTTGGCGACGACACGGGAGCCGTGACCGCGATCCGTCCTGCGCGGGACGGCGAGCAACGGTGGCAGTACGAGGCCGGCGCGCCGGTCGGCGGCGTCGACGCGCGGGGCGGGGTGGTCTACGCCCTCGACCAGCGGGGCGTCGTTCACGCGATCAGCGCTGCGGAGGGGACCCGGCTGTCCCGCCAGCGATACGCAGAAGGCCGAGAGGACGACTGTGGGTGGAGTGGCAACGTCCCGCGGACGTACGGGCTGACCGCGAGTGAGGAGTCGCTGTTTCTCGCCGGGCGGTGGCTCGGTGCAATGACATCCTCCTGGGCCTGA
- the trpA gene encoding tryptophan synthase subunit alpha, giving the protein MSRIPEAFADGPAFVPYLAAGDPNYEDSLRYVEALEAGGADVIELGLPFSEPIAEGPTIQSAVVRSLEGGMTPRRFFEFVEDLDVSVPLVCMTYYNLIYQFGEEEGPRPFVEKAAEVGLDGFVVPDLPAEEADPLRDACDEFDLDLIFIVAPTTKGERLQRIMSQVSGYVYVQARLGVTGAQADVSDQTTDSLSRLSAWDVPKAVGFGISSGDHAERIVAGGADGIIVGSALVDIVAQGHEAGDDPAEIARRLTDLSEELVAGAGRGFAQRVPKAERT; this is encoded by the coding sequence GTGAGCCGAATCCCCGAGGCGTTCGCCGACGGCCCCGCGTTCGTCCCGTACCTCGCGGCGGGCGACCCGAACTACGAGGACTCCCTGCGGTACGTCGAAGCGCTCGAAGCCGGCGGCGCGGACGTCATCGAACTCGGCTTACCCTTCTCGGAACCGATCGCGGAGGGACCGACGATCCAGAGTGCGGTCGTCCGGTCGCTGGAGGGCGGGATGACGCCCCGGCGGTTCTTCGAGTTCGTCGAAGACCTCGACGTGTCGGTGCCGCTGGTCTGCATGACGTACTACAACCTGATCTATCAATTTGGAGAGGAAGAAGGCCCCCGACCGTTCGTCGAGAAGGCGGCAGAAGTCGGCCTCGACGGTTTCGTCGTCCCCGACCTGCCGGCGGAGGAGGCCGACCCGCTTCGAGACGCGTGCGACGAGTTCGACCTCGACCTGATCTTCATCGTCGCGCCGACCACGAAGGGCGAGCGACTCCAGCGCATCATGTCGCAGGTGTCCGGCTACGTCTACGTCCAGGCCCGACTCGGCGTCACGGGCGCGCAGGCGGACGTCTCCGACCAGACGACCGACAGTCTGTCGCGCCTGTCGGCGTGGGACGTCCCGAAGGCGGTCGGCTTCGGGATCAGTTCCGGCGACCACGCCGAACGCATCGTCGCGGGCGGCGCAGACGGCATCATCGTCGGGAGCGCACTCGTCGACATCGTCGCCCAGGGCCACGAGGCCGGCGACGATCCGGCCGAGATCGCCCGACGGCTCACGGACCTGAGCGAGGAACTGGTCGCCGGGGCCGGGCGCGGGTTCGCGCAACGAGTACCGAAAGCGGAACGCACATAA
- a CDS encoding trypsin-like peptidase domain-containing protein yields MRSHTRRAVLERVGAAFVGALGLPSLVRGERLRWTTVPTVVGRDGVRARRSVPVDWLEHERAADRLVSALAARDGVLRVTRRNATATVADWHTPKLVAEVDPRTTAPPDHDTGATVPVETHEVRVRDDAGVVPDVTAGADCYGDAADLYAGEAVGVQTAAGDPLGTVSLGWKVTDAPGTERAITCAHQFDTEAQCELAPGAPRPVLRRRGETVGEVVATDPDQDLSVVDLGVADRTMRTDVPNSGTMGGVETNWGVHALRALDEDVVKSTWRTCFTTGTITAVEQRASGCLLNRYTGDDRIRCSMPLDAGESGGPIYHEYSDDGRTRCAFVGLVSMSHAVGSVTASAGYRIAAENGLTFA; encoded by the coding sequence ATGCGCTCGCACACCCGACGTGCGGTCCTCGAACGTGTCGGTGCGGCCTTCGTCGGCGCTCTCGGCCTCCCGTCTCTCGTGCGCGGGGAGCGTCTCCGGTGGACGACCGTCCCGACGGTCGTCGGCAGGGACGGCGTCCGCGCCCGACGCTCGGTGCCGGTCGACTGGCTCGAACACGAACGGGCGGCCGACCGACTCGTGTCTGCTCTCGCCGCACGCGACGGCGTCCTCCGTGTCACGCGGCGGAACGCGACGGCGACCGTCGCCGACTGGCACACGCCGAAACTCGTCGCCGAGGTGGACCCCCGGACGACAGCACCGCCGGATCACGACACGGGAGCGACGGTCCCGGTCGAGACACACGAGGTGCGTGTCCGCGACGACGCCGGTGTGGTTCCGGACGTGACCGCCGGAGCCGACTGCTACGGTGACGCTGCCGACCTCTACGCCGGCGAGGCCGTCGGCGTCCAGACGGCAGCGGGCGACCCCCTCGGCACCGTCTCGCTCGGGTGGAAGGTGACGGACGCCCCGGGTACCGAGCGGGCGATCACCTGTGCACACCAGTTCGACACCGAAGCCCAGTGTGAACTTGCGCCCGGCGCACCGCGACCCGTACTGCGACGACGCGGTGAGACGGTCGGCGAGGTCGTCGCCACCGACCCGGACCAGGACCTCTCTGTCGTCGACCTCGGTGTCGCCGACCGGACGATGCGTACCGACGTCCCGAACTCGGGGACGATGGGCGGCGTCGAGACGAACTGGGGTGTCCACGCCCTCCGGGCGCTGGACGAGGACGTCGTCAAGTCCACGTGGCGAACCTGCTTCACGACGGGGACCATCACCGCCGTCGAGCAGCGCGCGTCGGGCTGTCTGTTGAACCGATACACCGGCGACGATCGCATCCGGTGTTCGATGCCGCTGGACGCGGGCGAGTCCGGCGGACCGATCTACCACGAGTACAGCGACGACGGACGGACACGCTGTGCCTTCGTCGGCCTCGTCAGCATGTCTCACGCCGTCGGCAGTGTGACGGCGAGTGCCGGCTACCGGATCGCTGCGGAGAACGGTCTGACGTTCGCGTGA
- the tbsP gene encoding transcriptional regulator TbsP, whose product MLTNRVEKDYRSIIEKLLSESDGTVFVVQPSSEALEALVETATAYDGDLPTLQVLAEEAVCKDLRREFLVASRAADLVASDALELRSADPEQGNHLYVTEAGVHAVVAAGSHVALLSTDDEEFTTAAGDRCAAQWESADSFDLRTPPRSRVDGALREDIGEDVAETFSSVLDSVEAVRGDDELDEVALSLLVAAKHEVLLYDISKWGEDIGVASKATFSRVKNKLEDAGLLTTEKVPMDIGRPRLRLLLGDDRLKAADPDELVDVAYELLDA is encoded by the coding sequence ATGCTTACCAATAGAGTCGAAAAAGACTACAGGTCGATAATAGAGAAATTATTGTCCGAATCGGATGGAACTGTCTTCGTCGTCCAGCCGTCCTCGGAGGCGCTGGAGGCGCTGGTGGAGACCGCGACCGCCTACGACGGCGACCTGCCGACCCTGCAGGTGCTCGCCGAGGAGGCCGTCTGTAAGGACCTCCGGCGGGAGTTTCTCGTGGCGAGTCGCGCGGCCGACCTCGTCGCGAGTGACGCGCTCGAACTCCGGAGCGCCGACCCGGAGCAGGGCAACCACCTCTACGTGACCGAAGCCGGCGTCCACGCCGTGGTCGCCGCCGGGTCGCACGTCGCACTCCTCTCGACGGACGACGAGGAGTTCACCACCGCCGCCGGCGACCGCTGTGCGGCGCAGTGGGAGTCGGCCGACAGCTTCGACCTCCGGACACCGCCTCGGTCGCGTGTCGACGGTGCGCTTCGGGAGGACATCGGCGAGGACGTCGCCGAGACGTTCTCGTCGGTGCTGGACTCCGTCGAGGCGGTGCGCGGTGACGACGAACTCGACGAGGTGGCGCTGAGTCTGCTCGTCGCGGCGAAACACGAGGTCCTGTTGTACGACATCAGCAAGTGGGGCGAGGACATCGGCGTCGCCAGCAAGGCGACGTTCTCGCGCGTGAAGAACAAACTCGAAGACGCCGGACTCCTCACCACGGAGAAGGTGCCGATGGACATCGGACGACCACGGCTCCGACTCCTCCTGGGGGACGACCGACTGAAAGCGGCCGACCCCGACGAACTCGTCGACGTCGCGTACGAACTCCTCGACGCCTGA
- a CDS encoding DUF7261 family protein encodes MNVRSDRGWQGFSQVSQTHLVAVAFDVHVTTERGTTRLTVVVAGY; translated from the coding sequence ATAAACGTACGCAGCGACCGAGGTTGGCAAGGTTTCTCTCAGGTCAGCCAGACCCACCTCGTCGCGGTCGCGTTCGACGTCCACGTCACCACCGAACGTGGGACCACACGACTGACGGTCGTCGTCGCCGGGTACTGA
- a CDS encoding methylated-DNA--[protein]-cysteine S-methyltransferase — translation MDDAGIYAREFEPLGRAVEIGVAGGKVVGVSFPETAPTDAESDHPLLDRIDDYLAGASDHFDDVPVALTVPTDQRRVLDAVRKLPYGETVRRSRVANLAGFDGDDEDDLRLVAEALRENPVPLFVPDHRVEGVRGATPGDVAEALRRLERD, via the coding sequence ATGGACGACGCGGGCATCTACGCACGGGAGTTCGAGCCACTGGGTCGGGCGGTCGAGATCGGCGTCGCGGGCGGGAAGGTCGTCGGCGTCTCCTTTCCCGAGACCGCACCGACGGACGCCGAGTCCGACCACCCACTGCTGGATCGCATCGACGACTACCTCGCGGGCGCGTCGGACCACTTCGACGACGTACCGGTCGCGCTGACGGTCCCGACCGACCAGCGGCGTGTCCTCGACGCAGTCCGAAAACTCCCCTACGGCGAGACCGTCCGCCGATCGCGCGTGGCGAACCTCGCGGGGTTCGACGGCGACGACGAGGACGACCTGCGACTCGTCGCGGAAGCACTCCGAGAGAACCCGGTTCCACTGTTCGTGCCGGACCACCGCGTCGAGGGCGTGCGGGGGGCGACCCCCGGCGACGTGGCCGAGGCACTCCGGCGGTTGGAGCGGGACTGA
- the trpB gene encoding tryptophan synthase subunit beta, whose translation MSEASETDETRPGKFGEYGGQYVPEALMPAIEELTDAYQRYVLDNEDGFMDEFRQRLRDFGGRPIPLQRADRLSERYDREVYLKREDLLHGGAHKLNNALGQVLLAKYMGKERIVAETGAGQHGTATAMAAAHLDVPCEIYMGERDINRQRPNVFRMRLNGSEVNPVTTGRGTLKEAISETMRDWATNVEDTHYVIGSIVGPHPFPAMVRDFHSVISKEAKRQFDEQVGTQPDAVLACAGGGSNTMGAFAAFVPDESVGLYAVEAGGSSLTVDEEAGVAPNSASLSTGTEGVLHGARTKVLQDRDGQIMESHSVSSGLDYAGVGPELAHLVDTGRVHAVNVDDDAALTEFHRLSQLEGIIPALETAHAFAFLERDHESLGETVMVNVSGRGDKDLEAAIEETAKRDIDIAPDMSVFQGAMR comes from the coding sequence ATGAGCGAGGCGAGCGAGACGGACGAGACACGACCGGGCAAGTTCGGCGAGTACGGCGGCCAGTACGTCCCCGAGGCGCTGATGCCGGCAATCGAGGAACTGACCGACGCCTACCAGCGGTACGTCCTCGACAACGAGGACGGGTTCATGGACGAGTTCCGCCAGCGACTGCGGGACTTCGGCGGGCGACCCATCCCGCTCCAGCGGGCAGACCGCCTCTCCGAACGCTACGACCGCGAGGTGTACCTCAAGCGCGAGGACCTCCTGCACGGCGGGGCACACAAACTGAACAACGCCTTGGGACAGGTCCTGCTGGCGAAGTACATGGGCAAGGAGCGCATCGTCGCCGAGACCGGCGCGGGCCAGCACGGCACCGCGACCGCGATGGCCGCGGCCCACCTCGACGTGCCCTGTGAGATCTACATGGGCGAGCGCGACATCAACCGCCAGCGACCCAACGTCTTCCGGATGCGACTCAACGGCTCCGAGGTCAACCCGGTCACGACCGGGCGCGGGACGCTGAAGGAGGCCATCTCGGAGACGATGCGCGACTGGGCGACGAACGTCGAGGACACCCACTACGTCATCGGCTCTATCGTCGGCCCCCACCCGTTCCCGGCCATGGTCCGGGACTTCCACTCGGTCATCTCGAAGGAGGCGAAGCGGCAGTTCGACGAGCAGGTCGGCACGCAACCGGACGCGGTGCTCGCCTGTGCGGGCGGCGGGTCGAACACGATGGGCGCGTTCGCCGCGTTCGTCCCCGACGAGTCGGTCGGCCTGTACGCGGTCGAGGCCGGTGGCTCGTCGCTCACGGTCGACGAGGAGGCGGGCGTCGCGCCCAACTCCGCGTCGCTGTCGACCGGGACCGAGGGCGTCCTCCACGGGGCACGCACGAAGGTCCTGCAGGACCGCGACGGCCAGATCATGGAGTCTCACTCGGTCTCCTCGGGGCTGGACTACGCCGGCGTCGGCCCCGAACTCGCGCACCTCGTCGACACCGGGCGCGTCCACGCCGTCAACGTCGACGACGACGCGGCCCTGACCGAGTTCCACCGTCTCTCACAACTGGAGGGGATCATCCCCGCACTGGAGACAGCCCACGCGTTCGCGTTCCTCGAACGCGACCACGAGTCGCTCGGCGAGACGGTGATGGTGAACGTCTCCGGGCGCGGCGACAAGGACCTCGAAGCCGCGATCGAGGAGACCGCGAAGCGCGACATCGACATCGCGCCGGACATGAGCGTCTTCCAGGGGGCGATGCGGTGA
- a CDS encoding MFS transporter produces MSDTPAIPWRSPTLHVVLASSLMGVMGVSLISPTLPAVQQALGVTETQVSLLLTAFSLPGIVLAPLIGILADRYGRRAVLVPCLVGYGLAGGSVVLVRNFEVILALRVVQGSAASGLVTLAVTLIGDAFAGRQRNQLMGINGAVISVGTASYPLLGGALAELTWTAPFALYLLGVPVGLLALRALPGREQSAGDGESTRGLDYFRGVVSAVPARRALLVYGTYVAVFVVLYGAVLTTLPLLLSQAYGLSPFGNGLILTASSVMTGLVSANNGRLAGRFSNERLVGFGFLAYGFGLLGVWLAGSPTETGLAILLFGTGMGLTLPSLDTATSSLAGREYRGGVTSLRTTAIRLGQTIGPPLFTTVAVVTGYRPLLFAASAATLAVGVVATAVLAR; encoded by the coding sequence GTGTCCGACACGCCCGCGATTCCGTGGCGTTCGCCGACGCTCCACGTCGTCCTCGCCAGTTCACTGATGGGCGTGATGGGCGTCTCGCTGATCAGTCCGACACTGCCGGCGGTCCAGCAGGCGCTCGGCGTGACCGAGACGCAGGTGAGTCTCCTGCTGACAGCCTTCTCCCTGCCGGGGATCGTCCTCGCGCCGCTGATCGGGATTCTCGCCGACCGGTACGGTCGCCGGGCGGTGCTGGTGCCGTGTCTCGTCGGCTACGGACTCGCGGGCGGGAGCGTCGTCCTCGTCCGGAACTTCGAGGTCATCCTCGCGCTCCGCGTCGTCCAGGGGAGTGCCGCCTCGGGGCTCGTCACGCTCGCCGTGACGCTCATCGGGGACGCCTTCGCGGGCCGCCAGCGCAACCAGTTGATGGGGATCAACGGCGCGGTGATCTCGGTCGGAACGGCCTCGTACCCACTGCTCGGCGGGGCGCTCGCGGAACTCACGTGGACTGCACCCTTCGCGCTGTACCTGCTCGGCGTCCCGGTCGGCCTGCTGGCGCTTCGGGCGTTGCCGGGGCGCGAGCAGAGTGCCGGGGACGGCGAGAGCACGCGCGGCCTCGACTACTTCCGGGGTGTCGTCTCGGCAGTGCCGGCCCGACGCGCTCTGCTCGTCTACGGCACCTACGTCGCGGTGTTCGTCGTTCTCTACGGTGCGGTGTTGACGACGCTACCGCTCCTCCTCTCACAGGCGTACGGGCTGTCGCCGTTCGGCAACGGCTTGATCCTCACGGCGTCGTCGGTGATGACCGGACTCGTCTCCGCGAACAACGGGCGACTCGCCGGTCGGTTCTCGAACGAGCGACTGGTCGGCTTCGGCTTCCTCGCGTACGGCTTCGGCCTGCTCGGCGTCTGGCTCGCCGGGTCGCCGACCGAGACCGGCCTCGCAATCCTGCTGTTCGGCACCGGCATGGGGCTGACGCTCCCCTCGCTCGACACCGCGACGAGTTCGCTCGCCGGGCGGGAGTATCGCGGGGGCGTCACCAGCCTCCGGACGACGGCGATCAGACTCGGCCAGACGATCGGCCCGCCGCTGTTCACCACGGTCGCGGTCGTCACCGGCTACCGACCGCTCCTGTTCGCCGCGAGTGCCGCCACGCTCGCGGTCGGCGTCGTCGCCACGGCGGTCCTCGCTCGCTGA